The DNA sequence tgctgagatcccaaagCCACAAGCCAccactccaaagagagctgaccGTTGTCGTCAACTGAACAACGACCCCTGATGACCCATCACTACTGTAGATCGACGTCTGAGCTACGAACCACGCTGGACCTGTGGTGGTGACTGTCTCTctcttgcttcctacaaagacggcttgcttttatttgctATATTTTCTATCGCCcgtcttcccttccccatctccctaaaCAACTTGGGTTTGTAATAAACTGGACGGGCTAACATTTAACCCGTGGTGTCTTAAGCTCTCTGTCAGGTGTACATAGAATAAAAGAACCTCCTCTCGCTCTGATAATGGGAGCGAGACAGTGCCGtctctttgaagaaaagcagaggtagaggGACAATGGGGACTCTTCCTTCCAAGACCCCTTGGCTCTGACAGACAAGGTGGCTACACTCCTTGGAGCCTTGGGATCTCGAGCTCCTCATTTTCCAGTGTCACGCTCTCTTCTGGTGGCACGCAGAGCACACCAAAGCCCACGAATAGGCAGCGTTTGAAAGGCGTAGCTATGCGTGAGGCCCAAGAGTTTCCTTCCAACTCTCTGCTCCTTTAGATCCCTGGTGGGAAGAGAAGGGTTTTCTGGGAGGCGCTGGCATAGCTTAGgagcaaaacactgcagctggGCAACTTgtagggaagggagaaagagagtCAGAGAGATGGCTGCCCCCCCTCGGCCGGAGAGCCGTGTGTGGGAAAGGCTGTGTCACAGCCACGGGTCCTGGCTCGGGGCTGCAACACGTGCCTCTTCTGAGCACAGCAGTCATGAGCATTGTTCCAAGAACAACGTGGGGTTACCAAGAACATTTCAGAAGCAAGGAGGAGAAGGCCAGAGGCCTGGAAACACGACCTGTggaggagctgccctgagcaACCGAGCGCTGAACATCTAGCATTCAACACTCACTCGTCGAGAGCAGCTGCTTCGGTCCGGCCTGGCCAGAACCGCAGCAAGCGATCTCAAGGCACGagggaaaagacctccaagcactctgcccttgctcctgaccctcgtccctgcccccacctgccctcacagtacagccaccttctcttgagcagggtaaagagcagtgagaattcATACTTGGTTATCCTGGCAGTGTTTGTGGGCCACAAAGAGAAATCCctgcattccagaaaacagaggcaaaaagaGACAGTCGGAGGAGCACCTAATAAAGATGTGACGATGTTCTCAGCTGCGGCTGCTGTTGCTGGATACAAGCAACCACACGAGGGAGGCTGAGCACGCTCTCCTGTCTCTATCCCAATCcaggaaacacacagaagagctcagtgctctcttgctttcatttccttccatgaccaattttaaaatgcacctTGTTCTAGGCCGGCACAAGCTCTAGGGCCTAAAGGCAGCGCCTGAgtggccagcacagccccggggccTAAAGCCTCAGCCAGAGAGGCATGAGGGCCCTGTGACCTAAAGCCATCAcaagagaggccagcaccgaccccagcgcctaaagccacagcccgagaTGCCTAAACAGAccccggggcctgaagccacaggcaggcaggcctgcACTGGCGCTGCATCCTGAAGACTCATCCCCAGcctgagaggccagcaccagccctgggcctAAAGCCAGAGTCACGGCAtcgagaggccagcaccagctccagggcctaaagccacagcccaaagggccagcacgtgccctggggcctgaagccactgctagagaggccagcaccggccccagggcctgaagccacagcctgacaggCTGGAACCAATCCGGGGAGTTCAAGCCACTACCACAGTTagagagctcagcacaggacTCAGGGTCTGAAGACACAGCCCCACcctgagaggccagcactggcctCGAGGCACACAGGGGTGCATTCCAAttggtttctactgattccTATTGGTCTCTATTCACCCCCATCAGTCCTTGCTGGTCTTTTCTGGACGCTGACGCATTCCTTTCACAAAAACCAGGTCTGATGTCCCACTCGTTTTCGGGTTTGTTGCCCGttggtaaaatattttatgacgtATACATATCAATCTATGTCTCGTCCCACTCAGTGCATTTTGAGGGGGTGaatctttttccatctcctgaGTCGCGCCTCCCCTGGTCAGCAAAGGGTCACTGCCGCAATGGAGTCATCCAAACTCAGAGGATTAATACACATCCATTTATTGACAGCATTCTTAACAACTGACAACAGCCCATTGGAGGTAACATTGCCTAATGGGCGAATTACAATTCATAAGCCTTATAGGTAACCAGTCGTAGGAAATGGCTGCTACGAAGTCTCAAAGAATCCAAGAAGCCACGTCCTGGCGTCAGGTGCACATCTTCAGTCTGATGGGTCGTcggaggtggtggtgttcagTTGACGACGACAGAACAAACGTATTTGTACGTCCAAAGTGGTGGCACTCAGCcgcctgccagcactgccccacagctgtgcctgtgcgcccctgggggcaggagcacaggagaGGCCCCTTCCGTGGGGACAGAGCTCTCTCCCCGCGCCCCACCACTGCGCAGCCCCGAGCTGGGAGGGGGGACTGAGAGGGGCGGtcagatgggcagcagcccatcacagaCCACACGCAGGCTCCTGCTCGCAAAGTACGCCGGGGAAGCGTACATTGCCTGGGGCAGCACTTGCAGCAGGAGCCGATACAACAGCTCCTGGTCATAGTGCTGGGcgtacagcactgcagagcccagcacggcaacgagcagcagctggaggctgacGAAGATGAGGCAGATTGTCCTGGGGGGCAAAAGACGGCCGGGCTGGGAATGAGGCGTTCCGACCccacggcagcacagccccacacagcaccaaagGGGCCGCCCGGGAGCCCCGCCGGCTGCAGCGGGGTCGAGGCCATCAGCCCACTGCCTGGAGcccggctgctgctggctgggcacaGGGCAATGAGGGGATACTCACTTCATCCAGAAGGCGAGCCCTCGTCTCCTCGcctgctccttcttctcctgTAGGTGAAGACGGGGCAGGGGTGCTGGTcaggccctgctgcacagccggGGCTCGTGCAGGAcagtggcagccccagcactgcagggagccctGTCCCCGAGGAGAACCTTGTCGGACAGGGTGAGGGTGCGCTGGGCTCTGCCCCTTACCAGCTCTGCCTCCACCAGCTtcggcagcacagccccaggcacgtgggctgcctccagctccagctgatgctgctgcctgtaggGAACAAGGCCTGCTTGGAGGGTGCCGGCCTCTGTCAGCACGCGGGCTCCCCAGCAGTGCGTGCCCACCCCCCGACCCCCCGGGCTGGGGTCGGGCTGCTCTGTCACACCATGTGCCCAACTGAAACCCAAGCcccaagcccagcagcactgcagtcccgTTGCTGCCCCGGGTGCTGCAGAGGCCCAGTCCCACTCACCAGGcaccctccagctccagctcctcccgCTCCTCTTGCAGGCGCTGTTTTTCCTGGCGCAGCACCTGGCAGACAAAAGCGTGAGTGCCCGTGCCCGCTGCAGACGTCCTCCAGGTCCCCACGCGGGGGcgggcagcccccatcccctcGCCCCTCCACGCTACCTCCATCTCCTCtgtctcagcctgcagctgctgttccagCTGGGCAACgagctgcttctcctgcaaagacaaAGGGTGTGCCATGTGGGGCGGCTGCGCCGGGCCCCATGGACCCGAGGGACGGGGACCGAGGTCCTCCCACAGAGCCAAAGCTGTGAGGACGCTGAGCTCTGAGGACGAGCCCCCGCTCCCCCCTACctgcttcagcttctctttcctGGCAGCTGTTCTTTCTGCCCGTAATTTCTGGGCATCctgtgggaaagaagaagaggagcagccatcagggcagcagcactcccACGGAGCTCCGTCTGACGGCAGCTCCATGCCgccatcccctcctgccccctccGTCGGGGTAACCAGTGcccacagggctggagatgcagaCCTACACGAGGGGACATCTGCTCACCTTCATCAAGGATTCCCTGGCCACGGCCTTGCACTTCTCCACGGCCGCATGAGCCTGTGTGAAGGGAGAGGAGCAGCGTTGGCACCGAGGTGCTGCcggcagctctgcatcccaccGGAGGTGCCCGGccctctgctgcctccagccGGCAGCTCCCCCCGCCGgcccttctgtgtctgtgcacccagagctcaccagcagctcctcctccaccagctTCGCACGCCACACCGCCCTTAATCTTCTGCTGACACACTGGGCCCGCATTACTGCACCACTCGCACAGCTCCTCGCTGGACCAGCACCACCCGCAGAATGGGGCCAGCAGGTTCCGCGCTGAcccactgcccctgccccaCCCCAGGGCATCTGTGAGGTCATCACGTCATGGTGATATCACCCGCAcaggagggtcctggaagatcatagaaccataggatggtccgtgttggaagggtcctggaagatcatagaactgCAGGACGGCGTGGCTTGGGAGGTTCCTTagtgatcacagaaccatagaatggtttgtgttgcaaGAGTCCTGGAAGATGATAGAACCACAGGATGGTGTGGCTTGGAAcggtcctggaagatcatagaatcacagaatggttctttgaaacagctgtgaaggatctgTGAGCAAATCCGCCGTCAGTAGTTGGTGCCGCGGGAAGGCCTGAGGTCCGACCTGTCCTCCAACGGCTTCAGCGTAACTTTGGAAAGACAGTGCTCACACCTGGTTTGTTCTATCTGCCAGGACGTCTGTTCCCTCAGATGGCATTTCTGGAGTCGGTTTCCCCAGCTCCGGAAAGAAGGGTttgtgttagggttaggattatcATTAAGTTTACCATTACGGTTAGTGCTGGAGTTGGGGCTATGGTTAGGGCTAGGGTTTGGCTTAGGGTTAGGCTTAAGCTTAGGGCTATGGattgggttagggttagctgTTGGCTTAGGTTTAGGATTAGGGATTGCCTTAGGTTTAGGATTAGGTGTTGGTTTAGATGTtgggctagggttagggtttgggttaggcgTTGGTttaggtctccccggagccctctcttctccaagctgaacaagcccagttccctcaacctttcctcacaggagaggtgctccagccctctggccatcttagtggccctcctctggacctgctccaagagcgccacgtccttcctgtgctgggggctccaggcctggacgcgGTGCTTcacatggggcctcacaagagccgagcagagcgggacaatcccctccctctccctgctggacaccctttttgtaatgcagcccagaacacagttggccttctgggcggcaagcgcacactgctggctcacgtccagcttctcagtccaccaggacccccaagtccttctccacacgGCTGCTCTCAAGGGCTTCTTCGCCCAGTTTATCCAAGTACCTGGGACCGCcccggcccaagtgcagcaccctgcactggGCCTCATtcaacctcattaggttcactcCAGTCCCCTTAGGTGAACTCCAGTCTCAAATTCTTAGACGACTGAGCTCGTGACAACTGTTAGCATTGAGAAAAGAGATCATAAGGGGCTGTAAAACAATTCGaggagggaaaagctgttgtCTGCAAAATAccacagcctggggacagcagccagctgctgcggGCGTTCCTACGGCAGGAAGGGACACAGGGGGCACGGCCCAGCTTGGGGACATGAGGGGCAACCAAAGGGACCTCGCTCACACCACTGGGACCACGGTGCCACGGGACAAGCCAGGGCCCGTCGGGAGACatggggaggagggatggagaagagcacaAGGGAAGGAATGGATGGTGGCACGGAAGGGATGGAGGACGAGGGAGGGACACACAGCAGGCCGTGCCTGGGCCCACACGGGTGATCTGTTGGCCCCGCGGCCGTGCTGGCTGCCACTGTGCCCACCACTTACCAGAACAGCACATCGACACTCACTGCCAAATCGCTTCGGGCGCCTTTAACGCCCACACACAACACGACCAGGCCGGAAAGGCACAAAGCGCAACGGCGGCCACGCCGGGCGGACGCCATCACGCCCGCCGGGCCTCCACAACCGTCCTCCACCGGCACCGCCGCAGCCAATCAGCGGCCGCCGCTGGCAGCGCGGCCAATCACAGCAGCCGTGCGCGCCCCATTCCCGGCGCGGCTCTCTCTCAGGACCacgctcggctcggctcggctcggctcggctcggctcggctcggctcggctcggctcggctcggctcggctcggctcggctcggctcggctcggctcggctcggctcggctcggctcggctcggctcggctcggctcggctcggctcggctcggctcggctcggctcggctcggctcggctcggcggGCATCGCCCCTCGCAGCCCCCGCGGCCGCCTGTGAAGTGAAGCGAAGGgaagtgaagtgaagtgaagGGGGGTGGCGGTGAGGAGAGGCGGCCCCGACGGAGCCGCGGTGCATCGCACGGCGCTGGGAGCGGCCCCGGATACCGCCCAGGTACCGCCCGGGACGGTTCCCTCTGCGGGGCGGTCCGCGGGCCGGGTGCGGGCGGGCCGATGGCGCCCAGGGAGACGCGTGGGGGGGTGTGGGTGTGGGAGAGTGTCGTTCTTCATTGCCACGGGATTTCGAGCACTCCTCGAGCCGCTCAGTCCCCCCGCTCAGACCCACGTTTTCGCCATTCCTTCCGCTCTGCTCACTCACTCCTCAGTGTCTCGGTGTGACTCAGCGCTGTGTGGTGCTGCGTCCCATCGGAGGGGTATTGAAGAGTGAGAAGAGGAGCCTGCATTCCAAGcgctttcacagacactaggtctggaataagagggaggatgaaggccgtAAAGAttaggactggagagcagctgggaatgatttggcagggaggtgattggaTGTGTCCAGGGCAAGCTGAAAGCGGTTCGGGGGCTGCCCCCCCTcctcggggtcagaagtttgcagcgaggaagactatgagccttcatcatcacgcCCTACTatgcacgcgcaagggggggagggactgcatgctcatgggctctcgggaatgtaatgaatatgtctccaaattcctgtcaactcttgattatgtattagttcgaccgATATCTATAGCccaatttctcctgacggtgtgcaggtgaggtggagcgatcccccttgcaccagggtgtacgcgcgtcaccaagaaacacaggcctgctctatatccttccCGGCTAGagggtctgatttccacatGTCAAGAAGCACTATGGCAAATCcacctgcagaaagcacagcccttccattgagtaacaaagaaagcactctgcccttgctcctgaccctcgtccctgcccccacctgccctcacagtacagccatcttctcttgagcagggtaaagagcagtgagaattcATACTTGGTTATCCTGGCACAAAGAGTTTGTGGGCCACAAAGAGAAATGCCctgcattccagaaaacagaggcaaaaagaGACAGACGGAGGAGCGCCTAATAAAGATGTGACGATGTTCTCAGCTGCGGCTGCTGTTGCTGGATACAAGCAACCACACGAGGGAGGCTGAGCACGCTCTCCTGTCTCCATCCCAATCcaggaaacacacagaagagctcagtgctctcttgctttcatttccttccatgaccaattttaaaatgcacctTGTTCTAGGCCGGCACAAGCTCTAGGGCCTAAAGGCAGCGCCTGAgtggccagcacagccccggggccTAAAGCCTCAGCCAGAGAGGCATGAGGGCCCTGTGACCTAAAGCCATCAcaagagaggccagcaccgaccccagcgcctaaagccacagcccgagaTGCCTAAACAGAccccggggcctgaagccacaggcaggcaggcctgcACTGGCGCTGCATCCTGAAGACTCATCCCCAGcctgagaggccagcaccagccctgggcctAAAGCCAGAGTCACGGCAtcgagaggccagcaccagctccagggcctaaagccacagcccaaagggccagcacgtgccctggggcctgaagccactgctagagaggccagcaccggccccagggcctgaagccacagcctgacaggCTGGAACCAATCCGGGGAGTTCAAGCCACTACCACAGTTagagagctcagcacaggacTCAGGGTCTGAAGACACAGCCCCACcctgagaggccagcactggcctCGAGGCACACAGGGGTGCATTCCAAttggtttctactgattccTATTGGTCTCTATTCACCCCCATCAGTCCTTGCTGGTCTTTTCCAGACGCTGACACATTCCTTTCACAAAAACGAGGTCTGATGTCCCACTTGTTTTCGGGTTTGTTGCccgtttgtaaaatattttatgacgtATACATATCAATCTCTGTCTCGTCCCACTCAGTGCATTTTGAGGGGGTGaatctttttccatctcccGAGTCGCGCCTCCCCTGGTCAGCAAAGGGTCACTGCCGCAATGGAGTCATCCAAACTCAGAGGATTAATACACATCCATTTATTGACAGCATTCTTAACAACTGACAACAGCCCACTGGAGGTAACATTGCCTAATGGGCTAATTACAATTCATAAGCCTTACAGGTAaccagctgaaggaaatggctGCTACGAAGACTCAAAGAATCCAAGAAGCCACGTCCTGGCGTCAGGTGCACATCTTCAGTCTGATGGGTCGTcggaggtggtggtgttcagTTGACGACGACAGTACCAACTTATTTGTAAGTCCAAAGTCCCAGCACTCAGCCGCCTGccggcactgccccacagctgtgcctgtgcgcccctgggggcaggagcacaggagaGGCCCCTTCCGTGGGGACAGAGCTCTCTCCCCGCGCCCCACCGCGCAGCCCCGAGCTGGGAGGGGGGACTGAGAGGGGCGGtcagatgggcagcagcccatcacagaCGACACGCAGGCTCCTGCTCGCAAAGTACGCCGGGGAAGCGTACATTGCCTGGGGCAGCACTCGCAGCAGGAGCCGATACAACAGCTCCTGGTCATAGTGCTGGGcgtacagcactgcagagcccagcacagcaacgagcagcagcaggaggctgacGAAGATGAGGCAGATTGTCCTGGGGGGCAAAAGACGGCCGGGCTGGGAATGAGGCGTTCCGACCccacggcagcacagccccacacagcaccaaagGGGCCGCCCGGGAGCCCCGCCGGCTGCAGCGGGGTCCAGGCCATCAGCCCACTGCCTGGAGcccggctgctgctggctgggcacaGGGCAATGAGGGGATACTCACTTCATCCAGAAGGCGAGCCCTCGTCTCCTCGcctgctccttcttctcctgTAGGTGAAGACAGGGGCAGGGGTGCTGGTcaggccctgctgcacagccggAGCTCGTGCAGGAcagtggcagccccagcactgcagggagccctGTCCCCGAGGAGAACCTTGTCGGACAGGGTGAGGGTGCGCTGGGCTCTGCCCCTTACCAGCTCTGCCTCCACCAGCTtcggcagcacagccccaggcacgtgggctgcctccagctccagctgatgctgctgcctgtaggGAACAAGGCCTGCTTGGAGGGTGCCGGCCTCTGTCAGCACGCAGGCTCCCCAGCAGTGCGTGCCCACCCCCGGGCTGGGGTCGGGCTGCTCTGTCACACCATGTGCCCAACTGAAACCCAAGCcccaagcccagcagcactgcagtcccgTTGCTGCCCCGGGTGCTGCAGAGGCCCAGTCCCACTCACCAGGcaccctccagctccagctcctcccgCTCCTCTTGCAggtgctgtttttcctggcGCAGCACCTGGCAGACAAAAGCGTGAGTGCCCGTGCCTGCTGCAGACGTCCTCCAGGTCCCCACGCGGGGGcgggcagcccccatcccctcGTCCCCTCCACGCTACCTCCATCTCCTCtgtctcagcctgcagctgctcttccagctgGGCAACgagctgcttctcctgcaaagacaaAGGGTGTGCCATGTGGGGCGGCTGCGCCGGGCCCCATGGACCCGAGGGACGGGGACCGAGGTCCTCCCACAGAGCCAAAGCTGTGAGGACGCTGAGCTCTGAGGACGAGCCCCCGCTCCCCCCTACctgcttcagcttctctttcctGGCAGCTGTTCTTTCTGCCCGTAATTTCTGGGCATCctgtgggaaagaagaagaggagcagccatcagggcagcagcactcccACGGAGCTCCGTCTGACGGCAGCTCCATGCCgccatcccctcctgccccctccGTCGGGGTAACCAGTGcccacagggctggagatgcagaCCTACACGAGGGGACATCTGCTCACCTTCATCAAGGATTCCCTGGCCACGGCCTTGCACTTCTCCACGGCCGCATGAGCCTGTGTGAAGGGAGAGGAGCAGCGTTGGCACCGAGGTGCTGCcggcagctctgcatcccaccGGAGGTGCCCGGccctctgctgcctccagccGGCAGCTCCCCCCGCCGgcccttctgtgtctgtgcacccagagctcaccagcagctcctcctccaccagctTCGCACGCCACACCGCCCTTAATCTTCTGCTGACACACTGGGCCCGCATTACTGCACCACTCGCACAGCTCCTCGCTGGACCAGCACCACCCGCAGAATGGGGCCAGCAGGTTCCGCGCTGAcccactgcccctgccccaCCCCAGGGCATCTGTGAGGTCATCACGTCATGGTGATATCACCCGCAcaggagggtcctggaagatcatagaaccataggatggtccgtgttggaagggtcctggaagatcatagaactgCAGGACGGCGTGGCTTGGGAGGTTCCTTagtgatcacagaaccatagaatggtttgtgttgcaaGAGTCCTGGAAGATGATAGAACCACAGGATGGTGTGGCTTGGAAcggtcctggaagatcataggaatcacagaatggttctttgaaacagctgtgaaggatctgTGAGCAAATCCGCCGTCAGTAGTTGGTGCCGCGGGAAGGCCTGAGGTCCGACCTGTCCTCCAACGGCTTCAGTGTAACTTTGGAAAGACAGTGCTCACACCTGGTTTGTTCTATCTGCCAGGATGTCTGTTCCCTCAGATGGCATTTCTGGAGTCGGTTTCCCCAGCTCCGGAAAGAAGGGTttgtgttagggttaggattatcATTAAGTTTACCATTACGGTTAGTGCTGGAGTTAGGGCTATGGTTAGGGCTAGGGTTTGGCTTAGGGTTAGGCTTAAGCTTAGGGCTATGGATTGGGTTAGGGGATGGGTTAGGGTTAGCTGTTGGCTTAGGTTTAGGATTAGGGATTGCCTTAGGTTTAGGATTAGGTGTTGGTTTAGATGTtgggctagggttagggtttgggttaggcgTTGGTttaggtctccccggagccctctcttctccaagctgaacaagcccagttccctcaacctttcctcacaggagaggtgctccagccctctggccatcttagtggccctcctctggacctgctccaagagcgccacgtccttcctgtgctgggggctccaggcctggacgcgGTGCTTCACAtaggggcctcacaagagccgagcagagtgggacaatcccctccctctccctgctggacaccctttttgtaatgcagcccagaacacagttggccttctgggcggcaagcgcacactgctggctcacgtccagcttctcgtccaccaggacccccaagtccttctccacacgGCTGCTCTCAAGGGCTTCTTCGCCCAGTTTATCCAAGTACCTGGGACCGCcccggcccaagtgcagcaccctgcactggGCCTCATtcaacctcattaggttcactcCAGTCCCCTTAGGTGAACTCCAGTCTCAAATTCTTAGACGACTGAGCTCGTGACAACTGTTAGCATTGAGAAAAGAGATCATAAGGGGCTGTAAAACAATTCGaggagggaaaagctgttgtCTGCAAAATAccacagcctggggacagcagccagctgctgcggGCGTTCCTACGGCAGGAAGGGACACAGGGGGCACGGCCCAGCTTGGGGACATGAGGGGCAACCAAAGGGACCTCGCTCACACCACTGGGACCACGGTGCCACGGGACAAGCCAGGGCCCGTCGGGAGACatggggaggagggatggagaagagcacaAGGGAAGGAATGGATGGTGGCACGGAAGGGATGGAGGACGAGGGAGGGACACACAGCAGGCCGTGCCTGGGCCCACACGGGTGATCTGTTGGCCCCGCGGCCGTGCTGGCTGCCACTGTGCCCACCACTTACCAGAACAGCACATCGACACTCACTGCCAAATCGCTTCGGGCGCCTTTAACGCCCACACACAACACGACCAGGCCGGAAAGGCACAAAGCG is a window from the Gallus gallus isolate bGalGal1 chromosome 32 unlocalized genomic scaffold, bGalGal1.mat.broiler.GRCg7b 32_unloc4, whole genome shotgun sequence genome containing:
- the LOC121108697 gene encoding uncharacterized protein LOC121108697 isoform X1; this translates as MTSQMPWGGAGAVGQRGTCWPHSAGGAGPARSCASGAVMRAQCVSRRLRAVWRAKLVEEELLAHAAVEKCKAVARESLMKDAQKLRAERTAARKEKLKQEKQLVAQLEQQLQAETEEMEVLRQEKQRLQEEREELELEGAWQQHQLELEAAHVPGAVLPKLVEAELEKKEQARRRGLAFWMKTICLIFVSLQLLLVAVLGSAVLYAQHYDQELLYRLLLQVLPQAMYASPAYFASRSLRVVCDGLLPI
- the LOC112531395 gene encoding uncharacterized protein LOC112531395 isoform X1; translation: MTSQMPWGGAGAVGQRGTCWPHSAGGAGPARSCASGAVMRAQCVSRRLRAVWRAKLVEEELLAHAAVEKCKAVARESLMKDAQKLRAERTAARKEKLKQEKQLVAQLEEQLQAETEEMEVLRQEKQHLQEEREELELEGAWQQHQLELEAAHVPGAVLPKLVEAELEKKEQARRRGLAFWMKTICLIFVSLLLLLVAVLGSAVLYAQHYDQELLYRLLLRVLPQAMYASPAYFASRSLRVVCDGLLPI